The sequence CCCTGATGCAGCCACCCTCACCCATGCCCATGCCGATGATGCACATCCGGAAAATGCGCATGCGCGTGCAGCAGTTCATCATGCCGGTGCGGATGGCTATGACTGCCGTCAGCGTAGACATCCTCATCGCCTTCGTGCTCATGCTGATGATGCAGATCATGCGTATGACGATGCGCATGCGCCATCACTTCATGATGATGGACATGGGCGTGCCGCTCGGTCAGATGCAGCACGACGCCGATAGCCATCAGCGCACCGGCCGCCAGCAAGGTCGGCGTGACGGTCTCGCCACCCAGCACCGCCAGTAGCGCGCCAAAAAACGGTGCTACCGAAAAATAAGCTCCTGTGCGCGCACTGCCCAGATGGCGCAGCGCCACGACAAACCAGCTCAGGCTGACGCCATACGCCAGTAATCCCAACAGCATCGCCGCGGCAGTGACCGTCACTGACGGCAATGGCGCACCAAGGCCGAAGGCGATGCCGAGGTTGACCGGTCCGGCTACCAATCCCTTGACGCCGGCGATCCAGGTTGCGTCGGTTAGCGACACCTTGCGCGTGAGGTTGTTGTCGATGCCCCAGGCCAGGCAGGCACCAAGCACGGCCAGCGCCGGCCAGAGGTCGGGCAAGCCACCCGTGCCGGACCAGCTCAGCAGCAAGGCGCC comes from Actimicrobium sp. CCC2.4 and encodes:
- a CDS encoding DMT family transporter, with product MDLSHPVPRNGIAAALGAALLFGAATPLAKWLLGSVGPWMLAGLLYLGSGLGLMLWRRLVRAPRVQLPAAERRWFAGAILAGGVIGPALLMLGLTRLPGATVSLMLNAETVFTALLAWCVFRENVDRRIAFGMAVILAGALLLSWSGTGGLPDLWPALAVLGACLAWGIDNNLTRKVSLTDATWIAGVKGLVAGPVNLGIAFGLGAPLPSVTVTAAAMLLGLLAYGVSLSWFVVALRHLGSARTGAYFSVAPFFGALLAVLGGETVTPTLLAAGALMAIGVVLHLTERHAHVHHHEVMAHAHRHTHDLHHQHEHEGDEDVYADGSHSHPHRHDELLHAHAHFPDVHHRHGHG